From the genome of Ananas comosus cultivar F153 linkage group 18, ASM154086v1, whole genome shotgun sequence, one region includes:
- the LOC109723923 gene encoding mediator of RNA polymerase II transcription subunit 33A-like isoform X2: MFFFVSSTSTCMLYLLSFLPFLIRPEKFNGLLQRLRFIEAHKSGSKSLVSANHIIDSLFANVQRAMNMEYQLNKRQLLGVLIDAAPGNSFLSHISGAGKAACWICIDMFMENAMDGRQLHAISAIEILTELTKTLQIINEASWLETFLALWLSALRLIQRDREPLEGPIPHLDARLCMLLAILPSSIAPLLKDENEMLETEGNKVPSRRQGLISSLQVLAQFSSLLSPPPSVINAANSAATKAAVFISNFKTGSGNLGMVGRNDSSPKAVGNMLHLIVEACIARNLLDTSAYFWPGYVISSITSKDPMLTQDSPWSTFMQGAPLTVSLKNALMATPASSVAELEKLYDIALNGSDEEKSAASRILCGASFVRGWHIQEHVVRIVVKLLSPPLSSDSSVPGSGSHFVGHMPMLNALLFGVSSADTVHILSLYGMVPEVAVALMPLCETFGSLPPPSNHRSTTFDEPSVYSVFSCAFLFLLRLWKFYKPPQEHCMAGRGGSVRMELTLDYLLLMHNSRVALQKGPSQPVYIDSFPKLRAWYFQNQACIASPLSGLCNKNPVHQVANKILNMICRKMTKGGVGQGNPSSTSSSSVSGSPVSSSEDALQRPVLPAWEFLEAVPFVLEAVLTACAHGRLSSRDLTTGLRDLVDFLPASLAAMVTYFSAEITRGIWKPVAMNGTDWPSPAATLHSVESEIKEILASAGVCVNSCYPRGMPPMLPLPMAALVSLTITFKLDKNSEYIHGVVGQALENCAGGSSWPSMPIIGSLWTQKVRRWHDFIVLSCTRSPFSRDKEAVAQLIRSCFSTFLGPSPSEGSFSHVMPNRGVIGLLGQAITEQGVRLPITPGFLYLRTCRTFHDTHFVSEVILKLVIEWAHKLANEWASSGAARLKSGRRSLAAAISGVQQVASLGASLLCVAGGGLLVQVMYEETLPTVLLSAREEKSGMAGPVSCILEGYAMAYMLFLSGAFVWGLRSKSAAYTSIYSSRRVRVIRVHMDFMVGVLEGNILLGCDPATWKAYVSCFVGLLVKYVPLWVPDVKLDTLKKLASGLRGWHECELALSLLERGGTAAMGAVVESVL; the protein is encoded by the exons ATGTTTTTCTTCGTCTCATCCACCTCAACATGTATGCTGTATCTTCTCTCATTTTTGCCTTTTCTTATAAG GCCTGAAAAGTTCAATGGTCTACTTCAGAGACTGCGGTTCATTGAAGCTCATAAATCAGGATCAAAGAGTTTAGTATCGGCCAACCACATAATAGATAGTTTGTTTGCAAATGTTCAAAGAGCAATGAACATGGAGTACCAATTAAATAAGCGTCAGCTTCTGGGAGTTCTGATTGATGCTGCACCTGGTAATTCATTTCTATCTCACATTTCTGGAGCTGGAAAGGCTGCTTGTTGGATTTGTATTGATATGTTTATGGAAAATGCAATGGATGGGAGACAGCTGCATGCAATATCTGCTATTGAGATACTTACAG AACTGACCAAGACGCTCCAAATAATTAATGAGGCAAGCTGGCTAGAAACTTTCCTTGCTCTCTGGCTTTCAGCACTCCGACTTATCCAACGA GATCGAGAGCCTTTGGAAGGACCTATTCCACACCTTGATGCAAGATTATGCATGCTATTGGCTATCCTTCCTTCATCAATTGCTCCTCTTCTGAAGGATGAAAATGAAATGCTTGAAACTGAAGGAAATAAAGTTCCTTCTAGAAGGCAGGGATTAATATCTTCTCTTCAGGTCCTAGCACAGTTTTCTAGTCTTCTTTCACCTCCTCCATCTGTGATAAATGCTGCTAATAGTGCAGCTACAAAAGCAGCGGTtttcatttcaaatttcaagACTGGGAGTGGGAATCTTGGCATGGTTGGTCGCAATGATTCTTCTCCAAAAGCAG TCGGTAACATGCTGCATCTTATAGTTGAAGCCTGCATTGCAAGGAATTTGCTCGACACATCTGCTTATTTTTGGCCTGGTTATGTGATTTCCTCTATTACTTCAAAAGATCCTATGCTAACTCAGGACTCTCCTTGGTCAACCTTCATGCAAGGTGCTCCACTTACTGTTTCACTAAAAAATGCTCTTATGGCAACTCCTGCTTCAAG TGTAGCAGAACTGGAGAAGTTgtatgatatagcattaaatGGTTCTGACGAGGAAAAGTCAGCTGCTTCAAGGATTCTATGCGGTGCATCCTTTGTCCGCGGCTGGCATATTCAG GAACATGTGGTGCGCATTGTGGTCAAGCTGTTGTCTCCTCCTTTGTCTTCTGATTCTTCAGTACCTGGAAGTGGGAGCCATTTTGTTGGTCACATGCCTATGCTTAATGCTCTCTTGTTTGGGGTTTCTTCTGCTGATACTGTTCACATTCTTTCTTTATACGGGATG GTTCCGGAAGTTGCTGTGGCTTTGATGCCGCTCTGTGAGACTTTTGGGTCACTACCACCTCCGTCCAACCATAGATCAACAACTTTCGATGAGCCTTCTGTTTATTCAGTTTTTTCATGCGcattccttttccttcttcgcCTTTGGAAATTTTATAAACCCCCTCAGGAACACTGTATGGCCGGCCGTGGAGGCTCAGTTAGGATGGAACTAACCCTAGACTATCTCTTGTTGATGCACAATAGCCGTGTAGCTCTCCAGAAAGGACCAAGTCAACCAGTTTACATCGACTCCTTTCCAAAATTACGTGCTTGGTATTTCCAAAATCAAGCTTGCATAGCCTCGCCCCTTTCGGGTCTATGTAATAAAAATCCGGTTCACCAAGTGGCGAATAAGATTCTGAACATGATTTGCCGGAAGATGACCAAGGGTGGGGTAGGGCAGGGTAACCCTTCATCAACTTCAAGTAGTAGTGTTAGTGGATCCCCTGTAAGTAGTTCGGAAGATGCTTTACAAAGACCGGTACTACCTGCATGGGAGTTTTTGGAAGCTGTTCCTTTTGTTCTCGAAGCTGTTCTGACTGCTTGTGCACACGGAAGGCTTTCGTCACGGGACTTGACCACAG GTTTGAGAGATCTTGTGGACTTTTTGCCGGCTTCTCTTGCAGCAATGGTCACCTACTTTTCGGCAGAAATTACTCGCGGAATATGGAAACCGGTTGCTATGAACGGGACCGACTGGCCCAGCCCTGCTGCAACTCTTCACTCTGTTGAATCTGAGATTAAGGAAATTCTTGCGTCTGCTGGTGTCTGTGTCAACAGCTGTTATCCAC GTGGAATGCCCCCAATGCTCCCACTACCGATGGCGGCACTCGTGAGTCTAACAATCACATTCAAACTGGACAAAAACTCGGAGTACATCCACGGAGTCGTGGGCCAGGCGCTGGAGAACTGTGCGGGGGGGAGCTCCTGGCCAAGCATGCCCATCATAGGATCCCTTTGGACCCAGAAAGTCCGGAGATGGCATGACTTCATCGTTCTCTCATGCACCCGGTCCCCGTTCAGCCGCGATAAAGAAGCCGTCGCACAGCTCATCAGAAGCTGCTTCTCGACCTTTCTCGGCCCTTCTCCCTCTGAAGGAAGCTTCTCTCACGTCATGCCGAATCGGGGCGTGATCGGACTACTGGGCCAGGCTATCACTGAACAAGGGGTCCGGCTCCCAATTACGCCAGGCTTCCTCTACCTCCGAACATGTCGGACATTCCACGACACGCATTTCGTCAGCGAGGTGATACTCAAGCTTGTTATCGAGTGGGCCCACAAGTTAGCAAATGAGTGGGCCTCTAGCGGTGCAGCCCGCCTGAAATCGGGCCGGCGATCGCTGGCTGCAGCCATCTCTGGGGTGCAGCAGGTGGCGTCACTGGGAGCGAGCTTACTATGTGTAGCTGGTGGGGGCCTGTTGGTCCAGGTGATGTACGAGGAGACCTTGCCAACTGTGCTACTCTCGGCTCGAGAAGAGAAGTCAGGCATGGCTGGGCCAGTTTCCTGTATACTTGAGGGCTACGCAATGGCCTACATGCTGTTCTTGTCCGGGGCGTTTGTCTGGGGGCTAAGAAGCAAGTCGGCGGCCTACACATCGATATATTCGTCGAGGAGAGTACGGGTGATTCGTGTACACATGGACTTCATGGTGGGGGTCCTGGAGGGGAATATATTGCTGGGCTGCGACCCTGCCACGTGGAAGGCGTACGTGTCGTGCTTTGTTGGCTTGTTGGTCAAGTACGTGCCTTTGTGGGTGCCTGATGTGAAGCTGGATACGCTGAAGAAGTTGGCGAGTGGGCTTAGAGGTTGGCACGAGTGCGAACTCGCCCTCTCACTTCTTGAGCGCGGAGGGACTGCAGCCATGGGGGCGGTGGTCGAATCCGTTTTGTGA
- the LOC109723923 gene encoding mediator of RNA polymerase II transcription subunit 33A-like isoform X1 → MEVAEVGAACSAAAAADLERRVMAAVARGDPPLLRAVEVGRCVQEKGLGLPNPDLAAVLVSNLCFAHNTPSLWKLLDQAMASRLLSPLHTLALLTPRVIPNRRAQPEAYRLYLELLNRYMLSSSMLEAGPCRDKITKSIDEALQLSQTYGVDQMDIGLAVVLFTLCVITSLIDCTLKDFGLPFVSRDGHVNFLSIEGQQTMDIDYKGSSNDKRNEHREQLRRTNSLLALEVVEKMAANRKTHVFLRLIHLNMPEKFNGLLQRLRFIEAHKSGSKSLVSANHIIDSLFANVQRAMNMEYQLNKRQLLGVLIDAAPGNSFLSHISGAGKAACWICIDMFMENAMDGRQLHAISAIEILTELTKTLQIINEASWLETFLALWLSALRLIQRDREPLEGPIPHLDARLCMLLAILPSSIAPLLKDENEMLETEGNKVPSRRQGLISSLQVLAQFSSLLSPPPSVINAANSAATKAAVFISNFKTGSGNLGMVGRNDSSPKAVGNMLHLIVEACIARNLLDTSAYFWPGYVISSITSKDPMLTQDSPWSTFMQGAPLTVSLKNALMATPASSVAELEKLYDIALNGSDEEKSAASRILCGASFVRGWHIQEHVVRIVVKLLSPPLSSDSSVPGSGSHFVGHMPMLNALLFGVSSADTVHILSLYGMVPEVAVALMPLCETFGSLPPPSNHRSTTFDEPSVYSVFSCAFLFLLRLWKFYKPPQEHCMAGRGGSVRMELTLDYLLLMHNSRVALQKGPSQPVYIDSFPKLRAWYFQNQACIASPLSGLCNKNPVHQVANKILNMICRKMTKGGVGQGNPSSTSSSSVSGSPVSSSEDALQRPVLPAWEFLEAVPFVLEAVLTACAHGRLSSRDLTTGLRDLVDFLPASLAAMVTYFSAEITRGIWKPVAMNGTDWPSPAATLHSVESEIKEILASAGVCVNSCYPRGMPPMLPLPMAALVSLTITFKLDKNSEYIHGVVGQALENCAGGSSWPSMPIIGSLWTQKVRRWHDFIVLSCTRSPFSRDKEAVAQLIRSCFSTFLGPSPSEGSFSHVMPNRGVIGLLGQAITEQGVRLPITPGFLYLRTCRTFHDTHFVSEVILKLVIEWAHKLANEWASSGAARLKSGRRSLAAAISGVQQVASLGASLLCVAGGGLLVQVMYEETLPTVLLSAREEKSGMAGPVSCILEGYAMAYMLFLSGAFVWGLRSKSAAYTSIYSSRRVRVIRVHMDFMVGVLEGNILLGCDPATWKAYVSCFVGLLVKYVPLWVPDVKLDTLKKLASGLRGWHECELALSLLERGGTAAMGAVVESVL, encoded by the exons ATGGAGGTCGCCGAGGTCGGCGCCGCCTGTTCCGCCGCAGCCGCGGCCGACCTCGAGAGGCGGGTCATGGCGGCGGTAGCGCGCGGCGACCCGCCGCTGCTTCGTGCGGTGGAGGTAGGGCGCTGCGTCCAGGAGAAGGGCCTAGGGCTCCCGAACCCCGATCTCGCCGCCGTGCTCGTCTCCAACCTCTGCTTCGCCCACAACACCCCCTCGCTGTGGAAGCTCCTCGACCAGGCCATGGCGTCGCGCCTCCTCTCGCCCCTCCACACCCTCGCCCTCCTCACTCCAAG GGTGATACCGAATCGCCGGGCTCAGCCGGAGGCCTACAGGCTTTATCTGGAGCTGCTCAATCGGTATATGTTGTCATCTTCTATGTTGGAGGCTGGACCTTGTAGAGATAA GATAACAAAATCTATAGATGAGGCTCTGCAACTTTCGCAAACCTATGGAGTTGACCAAATGGATATTGGACTTGCTGTAGTTTTATTCACATTATGTGTTATAACAAGTTTGATTGATTGCACGCTTAAAGACTTTGGTTTGCCATTTGTATCAAGAGATGGGCACGTCAATTTCCTCTCTATCGAAGGACAACAGACCATGGATATAGATTATAAAGGAAGTTCAAATGATAAGCGAAATGAGCACCGTGAACAGCTGCGTAGAACGAACAGCCTTCTGGCTCTAGAGGTTGTAGAAAAGATGGCTGCAAATAGAAAGACCCATGTTTTTCTTCGTCTCATCCACCTCAACAT GCCTGAAAAGTTCAATGGTCTACTTCAGAGACTGCGGTTCATTGAAGCTCATAAATCAGGATCAAAGAGTTTAGTATCGGCCAACCACATAATAGATAGTTTGTTTGCAAATGTTCAAAGAGCAATGAACATGGAGTACCAATTAAATAAGCGTCAGCTTCTGGGAGTTCTGATTGATGCTGCACCTGGTAATTCATTTCTATCTCACATTTCTGGAGCTGGAAAGGCTGCTTGTTGGATTTGTATTGATATGTTTATGGAAAATGCAATGGATGGGAGACAGCTGCATGCAATATCTGCTATTGAGATACTTACAG AACTGACCAAGACGCTCCAAATAATTAATGAGGCAAGCTGGCTAGAAACTTTCCTTGCTCTCTGGCTTTCAGCACTCCGACTTATCCAACGA GATCGAGAGCCTTTGGAAGGACCTATTCCACACCTTGATGCAAGATTATGCATGCTATTGGCTATCCTTCCTTCATCAATTGCTCCTCTTCTGAAGGATGAAAATGAAATGCTTGAAACTGAAGGAAATAAAGTTCCTTCTAGAAGGCAGGGATTAATATCTTCTCTTCAGGTCCTAGCACAGTTTTCTAGTCTTCTTTCACCTCCTCCATCTGTGATAAATGCTGCTAATAGTGCAGCTACAAAAGCAGCGGTtttcatttcaaatttcaagACTGGGAGTGGGAATCTTGGCATGGTTGGTCGCAATGATTCTTCTCCAAAAGCAG TCGGTAACATGCTGCATCTTATAGTTGAAGCCTGCATTGCAAGGAATTTGCTCGACACATCTGCTTATTTTTGGCCTGGTTATGTGATTTCCTCTATTACTTCAAAAGATCCTATGCTAACTCAGGACTCTCCTTGGTCAACCTTCATGCAAGGTGCTCCACTTACTGTTTCACTAAAAAATGCTCTTATGGCAACTCCTGCTTCAAG TGTAGCAGAACTGGAGAAGTTgtatgatatagcattaaatGGTTCTGACGAGGAAAAGTCAGCTGCTTCAAGGATTCTATGCGGTGCATCCTTTGTCCGCGGCTGGCATATTCAG GAACATGTGGTGCGCATTGTGGTCAAGCTGTTGTCTCCTCCTTTGTCTTCTGATTCTTCAGTACCTGGAAGTGGGAGCCATTTTGTTGGTCACATGCCTATGCTTAATGCTCTCTTGTTTGGGGTTTCTTCTGCTGATACTGTTCACATTCTTTCTTTATACGGGATG GTTCCGGAAGTTGCTGTGGCTTTGATGCCGCTCTGTGAGACTTTTGGGTCACTACCACCTCCGTCCAACCATAGATCAACAACTTTCGATGAGCCTTCTGTTTATTCAGTTTTTTCATGCGcattccttttccttcttcgcCTTTGGAAATTTTATAAACCCCCTCAGGAACACTGTATGGCCGGCCGTGGAGGCTCAGTTAGGATGGAACTAACCCTAGACTATCTCTTGTTGATGCACAATAGCCGTGTAGCTCTCCAGAAAGGACCAAGTCAACCAGTTTACATCGACTCCTTTCCAAAATTACGTGCTTGGTATTTCCAAAATCAAGCTTGCATAGCCTCGCCCCTTTCGGGTCTATGTAATAAAAATCCGGTTCACCAAGTGGCGAATAAGATTCTGAACATGATTTGCCGGAAGATGACCAAGGGTGGGGTAGGGCAGGGTAACCCTTCATCAACTTCAAGTAGTAGTGTTAGTGGATCCCCTGTAAGTAGTTCGGAAGATGCTTTACAAAGACCGGTACTACCTGCATGGGAGTTTTTGGAAGCTGTTCCTTTTGTTCTCGAAGCTGTTCTGACTGCTTGTGCACACGGAAGGCTTTCGTCACGGGACTTGACCACAG GTTTGAGAGATCTTGTGGACTTTTTGCCGGCTTCTCTTGCAGCAATGGTCACCTACTTTTCGGCAGAAATTACTCGCGGAATATGGAAACCGGTTGCTATGAACGGGACCGACTGGCCCAGCCCTGCTGCAACTCTTCACTCTGTTGAATCTGAGATTAAGGAAATTCTTGCGTCTGCTGGTGTCTGTGTCAACAGCTGTTATCCAC GTGGAATGCCCCCAATGCTCCCACTACCGATGGCGGCACTCGTGAGTCTAACAATCACATTCAAACTGGACAAAAACTCGGAGTACATCCACGGAGTCGTGGGCCAGGCGCTGGAGAACTGTGCGGGGGGGAGCTCCTGGCCAAGCATGCCCATCATAGGATCCCTTTGGACCCAGAAAGTCCGGAGATGGCATGACTTCATCGTTCTCTCATGCACCCGGTCCCCGTTCAGCCGCGATAAAGAAGCCGTCGCACAGCTCATCAGAAGCTGCTTCTCGACCTTTCTCGGCCCTTCTCCCTCTGAAGGAAGCTTCTCTCACGTCATGCCGAATCGGGGCGTGATCGGACTACTGGGCCAGGCTATCACTGAACAAGGGGTCCGGCTCCCAATTACGCCAGGCTTCCTCTACCTCCGAACATGTCGGACATTCCACGACACGCATTTCGTCAGCGAGGTGATACTCAAGCTTGTTATCGAGTGGGCCCACAAGTTAGCAAATGAGTGGGCCTCTAGCGGTGCAGCCCGCCTGAAATCGGGCCGGCGATCGCTGGCTGCAGCCATCTCTGGGGTGCAGCAGGTGGCGTCACTGGGAGCGAGCTTACTATGTGTAGCTGGTGGGGGCCTGTTGGTCCAGGTGATGTACGAGGAGACCTTGCCAACTGTGCTACTCTCGGCTCGAGAAGAGAAGTCAGGCATGGCTGGGCCAGTTTCCTGTATACTTGAGGGCTACGCAATGGCCTACATGCTGTTCTTGTCCGGGGCGTTTGTCTGGGGGCTAAGAAGCAAGTCGGCGGCCTACACATCGATATATTCGTCGAGGAGAGTACGGGTGATTCGTGTACACATGGACTTCATGGTGGGGGTCCTGGAGGGGAATATATTGCTGGGCTGCGACCCTGCCACGTGGAAGGCGTACGTGTCGTGCTTTGTTGGCTTGTTGGTCAAGTACGTGCCTTTGTGGGTGCCTGATGTGAAGCTGGATACGCTGAAGAAGTTGGCGAGTGGGCTTAGAGGTTGGCACGAGTGCGAACTCGCCCTCTCACTTCTTGAGCGCGGAGGGACTGCAGCCATGGGGGCGGTGGTCGAATCCGTTTTGTGA
- the LOC109723924 gene encoding uncharacterized protein LOC109723924 — MVAPATLALRPWLVPAPSRADRARSLHTSPLLLPSTSVHLQSNGGATKLFSTCNRVSSIRAVAVDSDQLGSSEPPQQIEKPKKYYFVVANAKFMLDEEEHFKELLYEKLRLYGERNKEQDFWLVVEPKFLDKFPDITKRLKRPAAALVSTDRPWITFMKLRLDRVLSDSFDADTLEDALACNPVDLHFEKPEIWTAPYKKYEFGWWGPFLPPPSI, encoded by the exons ATGGTGGCTCCGGCAACCCTAGCTCTCCGACCATGGCTCGTCCCCGCGCCGAGCCGAGCCGATAGGGCCCGGTCCCTTCACACTTcccctcttctcctcccttcCACCTCCGTCCATCTCCAATCCAACGGCGGAGCCACCAAGCTCTTCTCCACTTGTAATCGGGTCTCTTCCATCCGAGCCGTCGCCGTCGACTCCGATCAGCTCGGCTCGTCCGAGCCGCCTCAGCAAATT GAGAAACCAAAGAAATACTACTTCGTGGTGGCGAATGCTAAGTTCATGCTGGATGAAGAGGAACACTTCAAGGAGCTGCTCTACGAGAAGCTCCGGCTCTACGGGGAGCGCAACAAGGAGCAAGATTTCTGGCTCGTCGTCGAGCCAAAGTTCTTGGACAAGTTCCCCGACATCACCAAGCGCCTGAAGAGGCCTGCAGCCGCCCTCGTCTCCACCGACCGCCCCTGGATCAC GTTCATGAAGCTGAGGCTGGACAGAGTTTTGTCCGACAGCTTCGACGCAGACACGCTTGAGGATGCTTTGGCGTGCAATCCCGTGGATTTGCATTTCGAGAAGCCGGAGATTTGGACCGCACCTTACAAGAAATATGAGTTCGGGTGGTGGGGGCCATTCTTACCTCCGCCATCAATCTAG
- the LOC109723729 gene encoding immediate early response 3-interacting protein 1-like isoform X1 has translation MFSGMGLWMLLEGLLLIANALAILNEDRFLAPRGWSFSEVSGNGRTKTLKGQIVGLIYATQYLRVPLIILNAVIVVVKLVSG, from the coding sequence ATGTTTTCAGGAATGGGGTTGTGGATGTTGCTCGAGGGACTTCTACTTATTGCAAATGCTTTAGCAATATTGAATGAGGACCGATTCCTTGCTCCTCGAGGATGGAGCTTCTCTGAAGTTTCAGGTAATGGCCGAACAAAGACACTGAAAGGCCAGATCGTTGGACTTATCTATGCTACCCAGTATCTGAGAGTGCCGTTGATAATTCTTAATGCTGTCATCGTTGTCGTGAAGTTGGTTTCCGGCTGA
- the LOC109723729 gene encoding immediate early response 3-interacting protein 1-like isoform X2 produces MGLWMLLEGLLLIANALAILNEDRFLAPRGWSFSEVSGNGRTKTLKGQIVGLIYATQYLRVPLIILNAVIVVVKLVSG; encoded by the coding sequence ATGGGGTTGTGGATGTTGCTCGAGGGACTTCTACTTATTGCAAATGCTTTAGCAATATTGAATGAGGACCGATTCCTTGCTCCTCGAGGATGGAGCTTCTCTGAAGTTTCAGGTAATGGCCGAACAAAGACACTGAAAGGCCAGATCGTTGGACTTATCTATGCTACCCAGTATCTGAGAGTGCCGTTGATAATTCTTAATGCTGTCATCGTTGTCGTGAAGTTGGTTTCCGGCTGA
- the LOC109723811 gene encoding bromodomain adjacent to zinc finger domain protein 2B-like, producing MVSLRRKTQSPTSEGKRRSARLLALEGQKCAKVGDHMLSIETATKVVENGIASVHNKRGGANKTKQANQESNYYAQEVATSENGNSSSNSSTDRIIEYVLDVLELKDTNELFTMPDDIQISDYSERVNKPGDFATLRQKHKDGMYKSLEQFENDVYMIFRRAMAINSRDTVPYREAMCLQDQAKQVFQSLKNNRTYSELELSAWHQN from the exons ATGGTTTCTTTAAG GAGAAAAACACAATCACCAACAAGTGAAGGGAAAAGGAGAAGTGCCAGGTTATTGGCACTTGAAGGGCAAAAGTGTGCAAAAGTGGGTGATCATATGCTATCAATAGAAACAGCTACAAAGGTTGTTGAAAATGGCATAGCAAGTGTGCACAATAAGCGCGGAGGAGCGAATAAGACAAAACAAGCAAATCAG GAATCAAATTATTATGCACAAGAAGTTGCTACAAGTGAAAATG GTAACTCATCGAGCAATTCCTCTACCGATCGAATCATCGAATATGTTCTCGATGTATTGGAACT GAAAGACACAAATGAGTTGTTCACCATGCCAGATGACATCCAG aTCAGTGACTATTCCGAGAGGGTCAACAAGCCTGGCGACTTTGCGACGCTGAGACAGAAGCACAAGGATGGAATGTATAAGTCATTAGAACAATTTGAG AACGATGTTTATATGATATTTCGGAGGGCAATGGCGATAAATTCGCGAGACACTGTACCATATAGAGAG GCAATGTGTTTACAAGATCAAGCAAAGCAAGTTTTCCAATCTTTAAAGAATAATCGCACATATTCGGAGTTAGAACTCTCAGCTTGGCACCAAAA CTGA
- the LOC109723655 gene encoding uncharacterized protein LOC109723655, with product MRKIQPTTNPIDRTRKHSSESSKPTMEQRRCTYKPGSDPMSSIFSASHKPHGRLVYNNNAPSYQESLRRFVRNAGKEATMAAEQRCREYVERVKAHLIPAYLRESITNYSTSFPSLIGANSYRSSGLDVASGSATPNFLTNFDRYFGNFSSLGSTTAETNSTSFRGKDISPNGTDNAIVPNTIEPPNKKLETDELLRLFCLIGTPEFFERSKSIFYSSSSTENKPEQSFKALLGVNDGCSSKNPEKPSNLEQLKQTATSNSPTRNSKLKDSRTGKRKGTSEPEPEPSPFRKGMLPSHLGFGQYARSIQPFQIRSQNPFAAPHSI from the exons ATGAGAAAGATTCAACCTACGACAAATCCGATTGATCGAACTAGGAAAC ATTCTTCAGAATCCTCTAAACCCACCATGGAGCAAAGAAGGTGCACTTACAAGCCGGGGAGTGATCCAATGAGTTCAATATTTTCAGCATCTCACAAGCCACATGGGAGGCTTGTTTAT AACAATAATGCTCCGAGTTATCAAGAGAGCCTGCGACGATTCGTGAGGAATGCGGGGAAAGAAGCTACGATGGCAGCAGAACAAAGGTGTCGAGAGTACGTCGAAAGGGTTAAAGCACATCTAATTCCTGCCTACTTGAGAGAGTCCATTACTAACTACAGTACCAGTTTTCCTTCGCTAATCGGCGCCAATTCTTATCGTAGCTCCGGCCTAGATGTTGCTTCTGGTAGTGCAACACCAAATTTTCTCACAAATTTCGACAGATATTTTGGAAATTTCAGCTCTTTAGGCTCTACAACTGCTGAAACAAATTCAACAAGCTTCAGAGGCAAGGATATTTCACCTAATGGCACAGATAATGCAATAGTTCCTAACACTATTGAACCACCAAACAAGAAGTTAGAGACTGATGAACTCTTAAGATTATTCTGTTTGATTGGAACACCCGAGTTCTTCGAGAGAAGCAAAAGCATTTTTTATTCTAGTTCAAGCACAGAAAATAAGCCAGAACAAAGCTTCAAAGCACTTCTTGGTGTTAATGATGGTTGCAGCTCAAAGAATCCAGAGAAACCGTCGAATTTGGAGCAACTTAAACAAACAGCAACATCTAATTCGCCAACTCGGAACTCAAAGCTCAAAGACTCGAGGACAGGGAAGCGTAAAGGGACGAGCgaacctgaacctgaacccTCGCCGTTCCGAAAGGGAATGCTTCCGAGCCACTTAGGGTTTGGCCAGTATGCCAGATCTATCCAGCCCTTTCAGATAAGATCTCAGAATCCTTTTGCGGCACCACATAGTATTTGA